The segment GAAGACGATGTCGGACCGATCGCTCGAGATGGCCCGCAGAGCCCGCGAGGCCCAGCGCAAGTTGGGCAGCGCCTCGGCCGTGGTTCGAAACCGGATTCTCGAGCGCCTCGCTGTGCTGCTGGACGAACGGCGTGAGGACTTGCTCGAGGAAAACCGCCGCGACCTGGCGGCGGCCGAGAGCGCAGGGCTCGCCGCACCGCTTCTCGGTCGGCTCGGACTGTCCGACTCGAAGCTGGCGACGATGCGGCTAGGCGTCGAGGCGCTGGTGCGCGACCGTGACCTTCTCGGCCGGGAGACTCGTCGAACGGAGCTCGACGAGGGGCTGGTACTGCGCCAGGTGCGCAGTCCGATCGGCGTTCTGCTGGTCATCTTCGAGAGCCGCCCGGACGCGGTCATACAGATCGGTTCGCTCGCCTTGCGCAGCGGCAACGCGGTGCTCCTCAAGGGCGGTGCCGAGGCGAGCCGTTCCAATCGAGCACTGATCGGCTGCCTGCGGGATGCCGTCGAAGCCGAGGGGCTCGACCCCGAGGTCGTCCAGAGCGTCGCAGGGCGGGAGGCGGCCCAGGCGCTTCTGGCTCACGACGCGCTGATCGACCTGGTCATCCCACGCGGCTCGAACGAGCTCGTGCGCTCGATCCAGGCGTCGACGCGGATCCCGGTCCTCGGCCACGCCGACGGCGTCTGCCACCTCTACCTCGACGCCAGCGCCGATCCCGAGGTGGCGGCGAGGCTGGCGGTCGACGCCAAGTGCGACT is part of the bacterium genome and harbors:
- a CDS encoding glutamate-5-semialdehyde dehydrogenase; the encoded protein is MSDRSLEMARRAREAQRKLGSASAVVRNRILERLAVLLDERREDLLEENRRDLAAAESAGLAAPLLGRLGLSDSKLATMRLGVEALVRDRDLLGRETRRTELDEGLVLRQVRSPIGVLLVIFESRPDAVIQIGSLALRSGNAVLLKGGAEASRSNRALIGCLRDAVEAEGLDPEVVQSVAGREAAQALLAHDALIDLVIPRGSNELVRSIQASTRIPVLGHADGVCHLYLDASADPEVAARLAVDAKCDYPSACNAVETLLVHRDFLPRFEGVARALVDAGVELRADDEARPHCPVALAAVEEDWSAEYLDLIVAVRTVSDLDEAIAHIHRYGSAHTDAIVASDPEAQRRFLNEVDSASVFVNASTRFADGFRYGLGAEVGISTGRIHARGPVGVEGLLTTRWLLEGSGQVAGDYGPGKRSFSHRSLSTD